A window of Saccharomyces eubayanus strain FM1318 chromosome XII, whole genome shotgun sequence contains these coding sequences:
- the ERG3 gene encoding C-5 sterol desaturase, producing MDLVLEVADHYVLDDLYAKILPTSLAASIPAKWQNWLTLNSGFTNSTILQQTLNSKNAVKECRKFYGQVPFLFDMSSTTFASLLPRSNLIREFFSLWAIVTIFGLLLYLFTASVSYVFVFDKSIFNHPRYLKNQMAMEIKLAVSAIPWMSMLTAPWFVMEMNGHSKLYMDIDYENHGVRKVVIEYFTFIFFTDCGVYLAHRWLHWPRVYRALHKPHHKWLVCTPFASHSFHPVDGFLQSISYHIYPLILPLHKVSYLILFTFVNFWTVMIHDGQYLSNNPAVNGTACHTVHHLYFNYNYGQFTTLWDRLGGSYRRPDDSLFDPTLRDSKETWDAQVKEVEQFIQEVEGDDNDRVYENDPNTKKNN from the coding sequence ATGGATTTGGTCTTGGAAGTCGCTGACCATTATGTCTTGGACGACCTGTACGCTAAGATCCTACCCACGTCGCTGGCTGCCAGCATCCCTGCCAAATGGCAGAACTGGCTGACTTTGAACAGCGGGTTTACCAACTCTACCATTTTGCAACAGACGCTGAACTCTAAGAATGCCGTCAAGGAGTGCAGAAAATTCTACGGGCAGGTGCCCTTCTTGTTCGACATGTCCAGCACTACATTTGCGTCGCTTTTACCCCGTTCCAACCTGATAagagaatttttttcactatgGGCCATCGTCACCATCTTCGGTCTTCTACTGTACTTGTTCACCGCTAGTGTCAGTTATGTCTTTGTCTTCGACAAGTCCATCTTCAACCATCCTCGttacttgaaaaatcaaatggCCATGGAAATCAAGTTGGCCGTCAGCGCCATTCCATGGATGTCGATGTTAACTGCCCCATGGTTTGTCATGGAAATGAACGGCCACTCCAAGCTTTACATGGACATCGACTACGAAAACCACGGTGTGAGAAAGGTCGTCATCGAATACTTCaccttcatctttttcaccGATTGCGGTGTCTACTTGGCCCACAGATGGTTGCACTGGCCAAGAGTCTACCGTGCTCTACACAAGCCTCATCACAAGTGGTTGGTCTGCACACCTTTTGCCTCCCATTCTTTCCACCCTGTGGACGGGTTCTTACAATCCATCTCTTACCACATCTACCCATTGATCCTGCCATTACACAAGGTTTCCTATTTGATTCTGTTTACTTTCGTCAACTTCTGGACTGTCATGATCCATGACGGCCAATACTTGTCAAACAACCCTGCTGTGAACGGTACAGCGTGCCACACAGTCCACCATCTATATTTCAACTACAACTATGGTCAATTTACCACTCTCTGGGATAGACTGGGTGGTTCATACCGTAGACCAGATGACTCATTGTTTGACCCTACTTTGAGAGACTCCAAGGAGACCTGGGATGCTCAAGTTAAGGAAGTCGAACAGTTCATCCAGGAGGTTGAAGGTGACGATAATGATAGAGTTTATGAAAACGATCCAAAcaccaagaaaaataacTGA
- the MNL2 gene encoding putative mannosidase MNL2: MSLARLVYSLFRKVRSVLLLFITISLLFYYTFQNEIDILNSYALNDSLPSINNNEHDTETSTNLESATVHSSISDRISADKGNSNIILDLSDPATLREKNKYFPLLIRKSSNKIGSNSPISSLLTFKEKYAVLFEYSLPSQTSATQDEAHKVQHNMQLTPDFAMVQQVKEIFMKSWEQEQLLLKSKLKRESTWPIDLIDSLDTLYLCGETKLFQDSVNLIEDFDFRIPPLAVEVIDIPDVTNRVLEGLLSAYELSMDKRLLTKAKQVADFILRSFDTPNRVPILRFFWKSDLRNRFPDRETPSGQLTTMSLAFIRLSQLAHLNKYFDAVERVFTTIRQSYNEFDMDFMLPDVVDASGCQLLTSREIEKGVHIKGSGIMKSINEDFKFVHCQQLGIFLSSPSLDDSQEQPRYQSYGINEKTIPILENLLKIDDLFQSSYDILGGSSKNANPATEDANANDDIVEDGEYIEKRNLKSGQKKESAENALNGKSVIDSQMFLTYSISHIFKFMTFQPMFPKQKGNPTVKFLSSVLTKSQFTPATNELDVTVKRSYNVSLNSCRLGGILGLSSRISPQGGVNSKYILPSSLLEMSETITQSCFALMKEFDGLVPQKLQLDPCSDDKNEGCEFNSEVKSQMIIGGEYEILENDQDTGIKVWNHGTNGDNHRVKRNIIAGDELVENESIKYHTLGKTKSATAANDDEITQMRRVYTFGKDIKPHITKDDIVGYKWTNHPDWPLWVNKVESRRLLDSNIIESIFYMYRISGEEKWRSMGRQSFEILLRELMKLNSGAKGMWQVKEFYENGEKTNNDLPSYWFSRTLKYYLLLFSGGDTISLDEYILTQGGHIIKKK; this comes from the coding sequence ATGTCCCTAGCACGGCTAGTGTACTCTCTTTTCAGAAAAGTACGATCGGTCCTTCTGCTATTCATTACCATATCACTATTATTCTATTATACGttccaaaatgaaatcGATATCCTAAATTCGTATGCTTTAAACGATTCGCTGCCATCTATAAACAACAACGAGCACGATACGGAGACATCCACGAACTTGGAGTCTGCAACCGTACACTCATCCATTTCTGACCGAATTTCCGCTGATAAGGGCAACAGCAATATTATTCTGGATTTGTCTGATCCTGCTACGTTaagagagaaaaacaagTACTTTCCGCTGCTAATAAGGAAATCTTCCAACAAAATTGGTTCGAACTCACCAATCTCATCTCTACTGACattcaaggaaaaatatgCCGTCTTGTTTGAATATTCATTGCCTTCTCAAACTTCCGCAACCCAGGATGAGGCCCACAAAGTCCAACACAATATGCAATTAACTCCAGATTTTGCCATGGTTCAACAggtcaaagaaattttcaTGAAATCGTGGGAACAAGAGCAATTACTACTGAAAAGTAAATTAAAAAGAGAATCCACATGGCCCATAGATCTAATTGATTCTCTAGATACATTGTATTTATGCGGCGAAACTAAGCTTTTTCAAGATTCAGTTAACCTAATAGAAGATTTCGACTTTCGGATACCTCCACTGGCAGTAGAAGTTATTGATATTCCAGACGTCACTAACCGCGTACTTGAAGGGTTGCTATCCGCATATGAATTATCCATGGATAAGAGACTGCTTACTAAAGCAAAGCAAGTGGCAGATTTCATATTACGGTCCTTCGATACTCCCAATAGGGTCCCTATtttaagatttttttggaaatctGACTTGAGAAATAGGTTTCCCGATCGTGAGACTCCCTCGGGTCAATTAACTACAATGTCGCTCGCATTCATTAGACTGTCACAGCTCGCTCATTTGAATAAGTATTTTGACGCTGTAGAAAGAGTTTTCACCACAATACGACAATCCTATAATGAATTTGATATGGATTTCATGTTACCTGACGTTGTAGATGCATCTGGCTGCCAGCTGCTGACTTCAagggaaattgaaaagggCGTACACATAAAGGGGTCCGGTATCATGAAAAGCATCaatgaagatttcaaattcgTTCACTGTCAACAGCTAGGTATATTTTTGAGCTCTCCTTCGCTTGACGACTCTCAAGAACAACCTCGATATCAGTCTTATGgaattaatgaaaagacAATACCGATTTTGGAGAATTTGCTCAAGATTGATGATCTTTTCCAATCCTCTTACGATATTTTGGGCGGATCAAGTAAGAACGCCAACCCTGCGACGGAGGATGCTAACGCCAATGATGATATAGTAGAAGATGGTGAATATATTgagaaaaggaatttgaaaagcggtcagaaaaaggaatcagCAGAAAATGCTTTGAATGGTAAATCGGTAATAGACTCGCAAATGTTTCTAACGTACTCAATAAGtcatatttttaaattcaTGACTTTCCAACCCATGTTCCCCAAGCAAAAGGGAAATCCAACAGTTAAATTTTTAAGTTCCGTACTGACAAAATCTCAATTTACGCCCGCAACCAATGAGTTGGATGTCACGGTGAAAAGATCATACAACGTTTCATTAAACTCTTGCAGGCTTGGCGGCATCCTGGGTTTAAGTTCACGTATTTCCCCTCAAGGCGGTGTCAACAGCAAATATATCTTACCATCGTCACTATTGGAAATGAGTGAAACAATTACACAGAGTTGTTTTGCATTAATGAAAGAGTTTGACGGGCTGGTCCctcaaaaacttcaatTGGACCCTTGCTCTGACGACAAAAATGAGGGTTGCGAATTTAATAGTGAAGTCAAATCTCAAATGATTATCGGTGGTGAATATGAGATCCTTGAAAATGACCAGGATACTGGAATCAAAGTTTGGAACCACGGTACAAATGGAGATAACCATAGAGTAAAGAGAAATATAATAGCAGGGGACGAACTAGTAGAAAACGAAAGCATTAAATACCACACCCttggaaaaacaaagtcTGCCACTGCAGCGAATGATGACGAAATAACGCAAATGCGTAGAGTTTACACATTTGGCAAAGACATCAAACCGCATATAACGAAGGATGATATTGTTGGTTACAAATGGACAAACCATCCGGACTGGCCATTGTGGGTCAACAAAGTGGAATCGAGAAGACTATTGGATTCGAATATTATCGAATCTATATTTTATATGTATAGAATCAGcggagaagaaaaatggaGAAGCATGGGCAGACAATCGTTTGAAATCCTGCTGAGAGAGCTAATGAAATTAAACAGTGGTGCCAAGGGAATGTGGCAGGTAAAGGAATTTTATGAAAACGGtgaaaagacaaacaaTGACTTACCTAGCTATTGGTTTTCCAGAACATTAAAGTATTACTTGTTACTATTTAGTGGTGGGGATACAATTTCATTGGATGAGTACATCTTAACTCAAGGTGGCCATATaattaaaaagaaatga
- the SHM2 gene encoding glycine hydroxymethyltransferase SHM2: MPYTLSDAHHKLITSHLIDTDPEVDSIIKDEVDRQKHSIDLIASENFTSTSVFDALGTPLSNKYSEGYPGARYYGGNEHIDRMEILCQQRALKAFHVTADKWGVNVQTLSGSPANLQVYQXIMKPHERLMGLYLPDGGHLSHGYATENRKISAVSTYFESFPYRVNPETGIIDYDTLEKNAILYRPKVLVAGTSAYCRLIDYKRMREIADKCGAYLMVDMAXISGLIAAGVIPSPFEYADIVTTTTHKSLRGPRGAMIFFRRGVRSINPKTGKEVVYDLENPINFSVFPGHQGGPHNHTIAALATALKQAATPEFVEYQTQVLKNAKALESEFKNLDYRLVSNGTDSHMVLVSLREKGVDGARVEYICEKINIALNKNSIPGDKSALVPGGVRIGAPAMTTRGMGEEDFHRIVQYINKAVEFAREVQQSLPKDACRLKDFKAKVDEGSDVLNTWKKEVYDWAGEYPLAV; this comes from the coding sequence ATGCCTTACACTCTATCCGACGCTCATCACAAATTGATCACCTCTCACTTGATCGACACTGATCCAGAAGTCGACTCCATCATCAAGGATGAAGTCGATAGACAAAAGCACTCCATCGATTTGATTGCTTCCGAAAACTTCACCTCCACTTCTGTTTTTGACGCTCTTGGAACTCCTTTGTCCAACAAGTACTCTGAAGGTTATCCAGGTGCTCGTTACTACGGTGGTAACGAACACATTGACAGAATGGAAATTCTGTGTCAACAAAGAGCTTTGAAGGCTTTCCACGTCACTGCTGACAAATGGGGTGTTAACGTTCAAACTTTGTCTGGTTCCCCAGCCAATTTGCAAGTTTACCAAGMCATCATGAAGCCTCATGAAAGATTAATGGGTTTGTACTTGCCAGACGGTGGACATTTGTCTCACGGTTACGCTACTGAAAACAGAAAGATCTCTGCTGTTTCCACATACTTCGAATCTTTCCCATACAGAGTTAACCCAGAAACCGGTATTATCGACTACGAcactttggaaaagaacGCCATCCTATATAGACCAAAGGTTCTTGTTGCCGGTACCTCTGCTTACTGTCGTTTGATCGACTACAAGAGAATGAGAGAGATTGCCGACAAGTGTGGTGCTTACTTGATGGTCGACATGGCTYACATTTCTGGTTTGATCGCTGCAGGTGTCATTCCATCTCCTTTCGAATACGCTGATATCgttaccaccaccacccaCAAGTCTTTGAGAGGTCCTCGTGGTGCTatgatcttcttcagaagaGGTGTGAGATCTATTAACCCAAAGACCGGTAAGGAAGTCGTCTACGATTTAGAAAACCCAATTaacttttctgttttcccAGGTCACCAAGGTGGTCCACACAATCATACCATTGCTGCTTTGGCCACTGCCTTGAAGCAAGCTGCTACTCCAGAATTCGTAGAATACCAAACTCAAGTCTTGAAGAATGCTAAGGCCTTAGAAAGTGAATTCAAGAACCTAGACTACAGACTGGTTTCTAACGGTACAGACTCCCATATGGTTCTAGTATCCTTGAGAGAAAAGGGTGTTGACGGTGCCCGTGTTGAATATATCTGTGAAAAGATCAACATCGCCTTAAACAAGAACTCCATTCCAGGTGACAAATCCGCTTTGGTCCCAGGTGGTGTCCGTATTGGTGCTCCAGCTATGACCACCAGAGGGATGGGTGAAGAAGACTTCCACAGAATCGTTCAATACATTAACAAGGCTGTCGAATTCGCCCGCGAAGTTCAACAAAGCTTGCCAAAGGATGCTTGTAGATTGAAGGACTTCAAGGCTAAGGTCGATGAAGGTTCTGATGTTTTGAACACTTGGAAAAAGGAAGTTTACGACTGGGCTGGCGAATACCCATTAGCTgtttaa
- the REX2 gene encoding Rex2p, with product MKWLLLPVTRIANIRPRFVSPCIRSVSQYLRRRTLQNSPAMAQTPELKTKLFKPLVWIDCEMTGLDHVNDRIIEICCIITDGHLTPVQAPDGQAESHYESVVHYGPEVMGKMNQWCVEHHGDSGLTAKVLASEKTLAQVEEELLAYIQRYIPDKNIGVLAGNSVHMDRLFMVREFPKVIDHLFYRIVDVSSIMEVARRHNPALQARNPKKEAAHTAYSDIKESIAQLQWYMDNYLKPPQETESHESTASQQPESTSSSTSSLKRPRTDF from the coding sequence ATGAAGTGGTTATTACTTCCGGTCACACGCATAGCAAATATCCGCCCTAGATTTGTATCTCCGTGTATAAGATCCGTTTCACAGTACTTACGACGTCGAACCCTCCAAAATTCGCCCGCAATGGCACAAACACCCGAACTTAAGACCAAGCTGTTCAAGCCCCTGGTCTGGATCGATTGCGAAATGACCGGCCTGGACCACGTGAACGACCGGATCATCGAAATCTGCTGCATTATCACCGATGGTCATTTAACGCCCGTGCAGGCGCCAGATGGCCAAGCGGAGTCGCACTACGAGAGTGTTGTCCACTATGGTCCTGAGGTGATGGGCAAAATGAACCAGTGGTGTGTCGAGCACCACGGCGATAGCGGTCTCACAGCCAAAGTCTTGGCGAGCGAGAAGACCCTGGCCCaggtagaagaagagctGCTCGCCTACATCCAGCGCTACATTCCAGACAAGAACATCGGTGTTTTGGCCGGCAACAGTGTGCACATGGACCGTCTGTTCATGGTCCGCGAGTTCCCCAAGGTCATCGACCATCTTTTCTACCGAATTGTCGACGTTAGTAGCATCATGGAAGTCGCCCGCAGACACAACCCGGCCTTGCAAGCACGCAACCCCAAGAAAGAAGCTGCCCATACAGCTTACAGCGACATCAAAGAGAGTATAGCTCAGTTACAGTGGTATATGGATAACTATCTGAAGCCACCACAGGAGACAGAGTCCCACGAGTCAACTGCGTCGCAGCAACCAGAGTCAACGTCTTCGTCAACCTCTTCTCTAAAGAGGCCACGCACcgatttttga
- the FRS1 gene encoding phenylalanine--tRNA ligase subunit beta: protein MPTVSVNKQQLFDLLGKNYTSHEFDELCFEFGIEMDEDTTEEALKTGEEPELKLDISANRYDLLCIEGISQALNEYLERKERPDYKLSKPTTKLIIDKSTEQIRPFATAAVLRNIKLNEKSYASFIALQDKLHANLCRNRSLVAMGTHDLDSIEGPFHYRALPPKDIKFVPLNQTQEFTGDKLIEFYKSPEQKNNIGKYVHIIEDSPVFPVIMDSKDRICSLPPLINSDHSKISVDTRNILIDITATDKTKAEVVLNILTTMFSRYCDEPFSVEPVEIVSEHNGQSRLAPNFNKRIMDVSIKYINSCLDLNQSAEEIAHCLKKMSLHAVPSKEDKDILHVDIPVTRPDILHACDIMEDAAVGYGFNNLPKGEKLSNANFIAKPLPINKISDIFRIASSQASWLEVLPLTLCSHDENFGYLKQPDNNDLAVKLANPKTLEYQVVRTTLLPGILKTVKENRKHSLPIKVFETGDVVFKDETLERKAYNERHWAAIYVGKNSGFEIIQGLLGKIMQTFRTEWIADYGAGASGRGYWIQEDNSVKTYFPGRGAIVMFRSKEGAKPVQIGHLGVLHPEVMMNFDVPFAASFVEINAEVFL, encoded by the coding sequence ATGCCTACCGTCTCTGTGAACAAGCAGCAACTGTTTGACCTTTTGGGCAAGAACTATACCTCCCATGAATTTGACGAATTATGTTTTGAATTCGGTATCGAAATGGACGAAGATACCACCGAGGAGGCCTTGAAAACTGGCGAAGAGCCCGAATTGAAGCTCGACATTAGTGCTAACCGTTACGACTTGCTTTGTATCGAGGGTATTTCCCAGGCGCTAAACGAGTACTTGGAACGTAAAGAAAGGCCCGATTATAAATTAAGCAAGCCAACCACCAAGTTGATCATTGACAAATCTACGGAACAAATCAGGCCCTTCGCTACTGCTGCTGTGTTGAGAAACATCAAGCTAAACGAAAAATCGTATGCCTCTTTCATTGCCTTGCAAGATAAACTACATGCCAATCTTTGTAGAAACAGAAGTTTGGTTGCCATGGGTACCCACGATTTGGACTCCATTGAAGGTCCATTCCATTATAGAGCTCTACCACCAAAGGATATTAAATTCGTGCCATTAAACCAAACCCAAGAATTTACTGGTGACAAATTGATCGAGTTCTACAAGTCTCCAGAACAGAAAAACAACATTGGTAAATACGTTCACATCATCGAAGATTCTCCAGTCTTCCCAGTCATCATGGACAGCAAGGACCGTATTTGCTCTTTACCACCATTGATCAACAGTGACCACTCCAAGATCTCCGTGGATACACGCAATATCCTAATTGATATTACCGCCACCGATAAGACCAAAGCTGAAGttgttttgaatatattaaCCACAATGTTCTCACGTTACTGTGACGAGCCATTCTCAGTGGAACCTGTGGAAATTGTTTCTGAGCACAACGGCCAATCTCGTTTGGCACCAAACTTCAACAAGAGGATCATGGATGTCTCCATCAAATACATCAACTCCTGTCTAGATCTAAATCAATCTGCCGAGGAAATCGCACActgtttgaagaaaatgtcatTGCACGCCGTTCCATCCAAGGAAGACAAGGACATTTTACACGTTGACATTCCAGTGACTAGACCAGACATTTTACACGCCTGTGATATAATGGAAGATGCTGCTGTTGGTTACGGTTTCAACAATCTACCAAAGGGTGAGAAGCTATCCAATGCCAATTTCATTGCCAAACCACTGCCTATCAACAAGATATCTGACATCTTCAGAATTGCATCATCCCAAGCCTCATGGCTGGAAGTTTTGCCATTGACCTTATGTTCACATGATGAAAACTTCGGATACTTGAAGCAGCCTGACAACAATGACCTAGCAGTCAAATTGGCCAATCCAAAGACTCTGGAATACCAAGTCGTGAGAACCACCCTATTACCAGGTATCTTGAAGActgttaaagaaaacagaaagcATTCATTGCCAATCAAAGTCTTCGAAACCGGTGATGTTGTCTTCAAAGACGAAActcttgaaagaaaggcTTACAATGAACGTCACTGGGCTGCGATTTATGTGGGTAAGAATTCAGGATTTGAAATCATCCAAGGTTTACTGGGTAAGATCATGCAGACTTTCAGAACAGAATGGATTGCCGACTACGGTGCTGGCGCATCCGGTAGAGGTTACTGGATCCAAGAAGACAACTCTGTCAAGACCTACTTCCCTGGAAGAGGAGCCATTGTTATGTTCAGATCCAAAGAAGGTGCTAAGCCAGTACAGATCGGCCACCTGGGTGTCTTGCATCCTGAAGTCATGATGAACTTCGACGTCCCATTCGCTGCGTCCTTCGTAGAGATTAATGCCGAAGTCTTCCTATAA
- the RPL22A gene encoding 60S ribosomal protein eL22 — translation MAPNTSRKQKITKTFTVDVSSPTENGVFDPASYAKYLIDHIKVEGAVGNLGNAVTVTEDGTVVTVVSTAKFSGKYLKYLTKKYLKKNQLRDWIRFVSTKTNEYRLAFYQVTPEEEEEEEDEE, via the exons atggcCCCAAAC ACTTCCAGAAAGCAAAAGATCACCAAGACCTTTACCGTCGACGTCTCTTCTCCAACTGAAAACGGTGTCTTTGACCCAGCTTCCTACGCTAAGTACTTGATCGACCACATCAAGGTTGAAGGTGCTGTCGGTAACTTGGGTAACGCTGTCACTGTCACTGAAGATGGTACCGTTGTTACTGTTGTTTCCACTGCTAAGTTCTCCGGTAAGTACTTGAAATACTTAACCAAGAAGtacttgaagaagaaccaaTTGAGAGACTGGATCAGATTCGTCTCCACCAAGACCAACGAATACAGATTGGCCTTCTACCAAGTCactccagaagaagaagaagaagaagaagacgaagaataa
- the BMT6 gene encoding 25S rRNA (uracil2843-N3)-methyltransferase: MTPKRVAQLPVHNEATLPPQEIIDLFKITFLEQLYPKDQDEENTPLSEQIQAVKTDLYNRDYSAAFSNDLKRMAYCCRWSPSRATSYASVLAHFPEVLKIIRCETESQDSNVLCVGGGAGSELVALASIFTLSRDFSSKFASALKISNEERKEPGKLNIELVDIADWSTIIGKLTATIKSKWLYDGREAEAFNVNFVNRDCLQMTQPQDIKMYQSLNLITLLFTTNELFTQKKVESIKFLQRLNENCAPGCHLLILESAGSYSHITINDKKFPIQFLIDTILVGNRKDKRTTSPWSLISENDSIWYRMDPKLDYSIKLENMRFFYRLYVKN, translated from the coding sequence ATGACTCCTAAGAGAGTAGCCCAATTGCCTGTTCATAATGAAGCCACATTGCCTCCACAAGAGATAATCGATCTTTTCAAGATTACATTCCTCGAACAACTGTACCCCAAAGACCAGGACGAAGAAAACACCCCATTAAGTGAGCAGATACAGGCAGTGAAAACTGACCTTTATAATAGAGACTACAGCGCCGCTTTCAGTAATGACCTGAAAAGAATGGCGTATTGTTGTCGTTGGTCACCCTCCAGAGCCACAAGTTATGCTTCTGTATTGGCTCATTTTCCGGAGGTTTTGAAGATCATCAGATGTGAAACTGAAAGCCAAGACTCAAACGTATTATGCGTTGGAGGTGGCGCTGGAAGTGAGCTGGTTGCATTAGCAAGCATATTTACTTTATCAAGAGACTTTTCGTCCAAGTTTGCCTCTGCTTTGAAAATTAGCAATGAGGAAAGGAAAGAGCCTGGGAAACTGAACATCGAACTAGTGGATATTGCTGATTGGTCTACCATTATCGGAAAGCTAACGGCCACGATAAAATCGAAGTGGTTATACGACGGCCGGGAAGCAGAAGCATTCAATGTCAACTTCGTCAACAGAGACTGCCTGCAAATGACACAACCACAGGATATCAAGATGTACCAAAGCCTTAATCTAATAACCCTATTGTTCACTACAAATGAATTATTCACACAGAAGAAAGTGGAAAGTATCAAGTTTTTACAACGCTTGAATGAGAACTGTGCCCCAGGATGCCATCTTCTCATCCTAGAAAGCGCTGGTAGTTACTCACACATCACgatcaatgataaaaaattcCCGATCCAATTCCTCATCGATACCATCTTAGTGGGTaatagaaaagacaaaaggaCAACGAGCCCATGGTCTTTAATATCAGAAAACGACAGCATCTGGTACAGAATGGATCCAAAGCTCGACTATTCTATCAAATTAGAGAACATGCGCTTCTTCTACCGTCTCTACGTCAAGAACTAA
- the PER33 gene encoding Per33p, whose protein sequence is MTVPKNRPMAPFGTIIKSRIKQPQFYWFVGHFLTIFNFIQFHLSITSKQNQLSCYRRSLFYIAITYAIVLYQFFKSDQLKFNITLLRQEIKKLDNLQYFSMLFILFILSQFNIIISGSLYSPVIFSIFHFLNYFKENLLPFLPLLPHNLKNLLNSKITVFIQNYNGFFLQMAQVFEIICGLRVGLFLLPFNLFLLVIKRSNASFEVFGTILAGLTYLWFFKLRYLQSESLRQIFKQYVLRLDAYISRTLPPYFSLFWSGYKNFVMAVFWKIPV, encoded by the coding sequence ATGACCGTTCCTAAGAATCGCCCCATGGCACCCTTTGGCACCATTATCAAATCAAGGATAAAACAACCTCAGTTTTACTGGTTTGTTGGCCATTTTTTAACAATCTTTAACTTTATACAATTTCATCTCTCAATCACGTCTAAACAAAACCAATTGTCATGCTACAGGAGGTCGTTATTTTATATAGCCATTACATATGCTATCGTGCTTTACCAATTCTTTAAAAGCGACCAGTTGAAGTTCAATATCACGCTTTTGCGACAAgagatcaaaaaattggaCAATTTGCAGTACTTTTCCATGCTATTCATACTCTTCATCTTATCACAGTTCAACATCATAATCAGCGGCTCATTATACAGTCctgttattttttctatctTCCACTTCCTAAATTACTTCAAGGAAAATCTACTACCATTTCTACCATTGTTACCACATAATCTGAAAAATCTGTTGAACTCCAAAATAACAGTGTTCATTCAGAACTACAACGGGTTTTTCTTACAGATGGCCCAAGTCTTCGAAATTATTTGCGGATTGCGCGTGGGCCTTTTCTTATTGCCCTTTAACCTTTTCCTATTAGTGATAAAAAGGTCAAATGCATCGTTTGAGGTATTTGGTACGATCCTAGCCGGTTTGACGTACCTGTGGTTCTTCAAGTTACGGTACTTACAAAGCGAATCCTTAAGACAGATTTTTAAGCAATACGTTCTTAGATTGGATGCCTACATCAGCCGTACCTTGCCCCCAtacttttcccttttctgGAGTGGCTATAAGAATTTCGTCATGGCTGtgttttggaaaataccTGTATAG
- the SND2 gene encoding Snd2p, translating to MAGKAGKKQASSNTKIIQGLYKQVFLFLGMAIVRLLISYKRTSFGQWIKLVILNVPMFIAIYIIVISGSPKYDGNRVVKQGIDLKDDSNLISYFFDLIYLSLFGNVGIIAFRTFKFWWCLLLCPIYAGYKLYGLKNMIMPGAQQQTQPNDGPDAGDGKSKSKRQMKREKKGDNDSKIKYKYR from the coding sequence ATGGCTGGAAAAGCAGGAAAGAAGCAAGCTAGTTCGAATACGAAGATAATCCAGGGCTTGTACAAACAAGTTTTCCTGTTTTTAGGGATGGCCATTGTACGTCTTTTAATCTCTTATAAACGAACCTCGTTTGGACAATGGATTAAATTGGTGATTTTGAATGTTCCAATGTTCATTGCGATCTATATTATCGTGATATCCGGTTCACCCAAGTATGACGGGAACCGTGTAGTGAAGCAAGGTATAGACTTGAAAGATGACTCTAATTTGATATCATATTTCTTCGatttgatttatttatcACTTTTTGGTAACGTTGGTATAATAGCCTTCAGAACTTTTAAATTTTGGTGGTGTTTATTACTGTGTCCAATTTACGCAGGCTATAAGCTATACGGGCTCAAAAATATGATTATGCCTGGCGCTCAACAACAAACACAACCAAATGATGGCCCAGATGCCGGCGATGGCAAGTCAAAGTCTAAAAGACAGATGAAAAGGGAGAAAAAAGGTGACAATGACTCTAAAATCAAGTACAAATATCGTTAA